Proteins from a genomic interval of uncultured Desulfuromusa sp.:
- a CDS encoding helix-turn-helix domain-containing protein → MLKITILAYDNCLQSGIAGMLDLLTLANWEQKRLSPDGKALFCQTKVVTFDGEPVTSFNRQQITANSSLAESEDMDLIIVPGVMGRPDRLLEQSELVKWIGAQHQNEKVVASACSGAFLLAEAGILKNRQATTHWQLADRFRQRFPKTDLQINRLLVDGGDYLCAGGTGAHIDLALYLIEKYGSKSLARACARMMLIDTDRRDQAPFIRFKGCREHIDEPILKVQQWLDRYYREKISVRVMAKRSGLNERTFLRRFKNATGEAPLEYLQKMRIEKAKQLLTETGKSLTEITQAVGYVDLSSFRRLFRQVVGISPTAYRQRFKD, encoded by the coding sequence ATGCTCAAAATTACAATCCTCGCCTACGATAATTGTCTGCAGTCGGGAATTGCCGGAATGCTTGATTTATTGACTCTGGCAAATTGGGAACAGAAGCGGCTGTCTCCTGATGGAAAAGCTCTTTTTTGTCAGACGAAAGTTGTTACTTTTGATGGAGAACCTGTTACCAGCTTTAATCGCCAACAGATCACTGCAAACAGCAGTTTGGCCGAGAGTGAAGATATGGATCTTATCATTGTTCCAGGTGTCATGGGGCGGCCAGATCGCCTGTTGGAGCAGAGCGAATTAGTCAAATGGATTGGCGCGCAGCACCAGAATGAAAAAGTTGTTGCCAGCGCTTGTTCCGGCGCTTTTCTTCTTGCAGAGGCGGGGATCTTGAAAAATCGTCAGGCGACAACCCATTGGCAGCTGGCGGATCGTTTCCGGCAACGCTTTCCCAAGACAGATCTGCAAATAAATCGACTTCTTGTCGATGGTGGTGATTACCTTTGTGCTGGTGGTACGGGAGCCCATATCGATCTGGCTCTCTACTTGATTGAAAAATATGGTTCAAAATCCTTAGCCAGAGCCTGTGCCCGGATGATGTTGATTGACACGGACCGCCGGGACCAAGCTCCTTTTATCAGGTTTAAGGGGTGCCGGGAGCATATTGACGAGCCAATTCTCAAAGTTCAGCAATGGCTGGATCGCTATTATCGGGAAAAGATTTCAGTCCGCGTGATGGCCAAGAGGTCAGGGTTGAATGAACGTACCTTCCTGCGCCGCTTCAAAAATGCGACAGGGGAAGCGCCTCTGGAGTATTTGCAAAAAATGCGGATAGAAAAAGCCAAGCAACTTCTGACGGAAACGGGCAAGTCTTTGACCGAAATCACTCAGGCTGTGGGTTATGTTGATCTCAGCTCCTTTCGCCGTTTATTCCGTCAGGTTGTCGGCATTTCACCAACAGCATATCGACAACGATTCAAGGATTAA